One genomic window of Niveibacterium sp. SC-1 includes the following:
- the pyrC gene encoding dihydroorotase, whose translation MSAPTSITLTRPDDWHLHLRDGVALAAVVADTARRFGRAIVMPNLRPPVTTVAQAAEYRERILNVLPPALKFEPLMTLYLTDNTDPDEITKAKASGFVHAVKLYPAGATTNSDAGVTAMEKVHAVIARMEEVGLPLLVHGEVTNADVDIFDRECRFIDRVLAPLQARFPGLRTVFEHITTREAAEYVKAAGENTAATITAHHLLLNRNALFTGGIRPHHYCLPVLKRETHREALVEAATSGSPRFFLGTDSAPHAQSTKESACGCAGCYTSHAGIELYAEAFEAAGALDKLEAFASHNGPDWYRLPRNPDKITLVKQDWTVPQSLDYLPDDPLVPLRAGGTVSWTLVEN comes from the coding sequence ATGAGCGCACCGACCTCCATCACCCTGACCCGGCCTGACGACTGGCATCTGCATCTGCGCGACGGCGTTGCCCTGGCGGCCGTGGTCGCCGATACCGCGCGCCGTTTTGGCCGCGCGATCGTGATGCCCAACCTGCGTCCGCCGGTCACCACCGTCGCGCAGGCGGCCGAGTACCGGGAGCGCATCTTGAATGTGCTGCCCCCCGCCCTAAAGTTCGAACCGTTGATGACGTTGTATCTGACGGACAACACCGATCCGGACGAGATCACGAAGGCGAAAGCCAGCGGCTTCGTGCACGCCGTGAAGCTCTATCCGGCCGGTGCCACCACCAACTCCGACGCGGGCGTGACGGCGATGGAGAAGGTCCACGCGGTAATCGCGCGGATGGAAGAGGTGGGTCTGCCACTTTTGGTGCATGGGGAGGTGACCAATGCTGACGTGGATATCTTCGATCGCGAGTGCCGCTTTATTGATCGCGTACTTGCGCCGCTCCAGGCGCGCTTCCCGGGCCTACGCACGGTCTTCGAACACATCACCACGCGTGAGGCGGCCGAATACGTAAAGGCGGCGGGCGAGAACACGGCCGCCACCATCACCGCCCATCACCTGCTGCTCAATCGCAACGCGCTCTTCACCGGCGGGATCCGGCCGCATCACTATTGCCTGCCGGTCCTGAAACGTGAGACGCATCGTGAGGCGCTGGTAGAGGCCGCGACCTCCGGTTCGCCGCGCTTCTTCCTGGGCACGGATTCCGCGCCGCATGCGCAATCCACCAAGGAGTCGGCCTGCGGCTGTGCCGGCTGCTACACCTCGCACGCAGGCATCGAGCTGTATGCCGAGGCCTTCGAGGCCGCGGGCGCGCTCGACAAGCTGGAAGCCTTCGCCAGCCACAACGGCCCGGACTGGTACCGGCTGCCCCGCAATCCCGACAAGATCACCCTGGTGAAGCAGGACTGGACCGTGCCGCAAAGCCTCGACTATCTGCCGGACGATCCGCTGGTGCCCCTGCGTGCCGGCGGCACGGTGAGCTGGACCCTGGTGGAGAACTGA
- a CDS encoding bifunctional diguanylate cyclase/phosphodiesterase codes for MFPEILRGATLKRLPARVFEFLLLKQDQPLVHQAQVRLSALRVILVSSAVLVALIALHSGVVAWRSGQTQVVWVSAVFYAFPLLALALSARFPRVASSVLLVSVYVAGCFIASFLQIPELQRLGLLLCYCAPLIAGLLLGYRLALSLVAINLLPFLFASSGWTSPGIPGLDFRLPMAPVYIHGLIFVFFNLCVPLAVFRVLHAAGTAMEGLAAANALYEDLFEHGGTAAVLCNGRGVILRANAVFARLFGREDDVRLRGGPLVALLHSRTDLSGRTPPGRAPQRVGELARGSEWLTVADDAGLQRCLQVRSASITAQGNHVLTFIDVSDLRRMQADLHDSEARAQFLAQHDAQTGLPNRTYLGAWVGDAMLRHPEGMLLPVLALRLNILRQVNARFGSAEGDRVIARFGRALRDCGAGTSFVARIRGVVFAAVLPPAASVEDALRQGQALLDALPREVEAGDEDVRLDVSAGLAFHPGDSDSPVELVRRAEVALDAARRRGRPIGVFDREAAELTGRRVAVEMALQRAVEQRELSVHYQPKFTAEGRLLGFEALMRWHSASLGEVAPSEFIPIAEEAGIISRLTDLVLDEVCRQVAEWQSEGIRPPRVGVNLSERDLDRADLVDVVVATVARHRIPPQSIELEVTETFLAAQTEHAIRQLRLLREHGFGIAIDDFGAGYSSLAKLVELPLSGLKIDRAFLRELPGNVRRERVVRTIVTLARGLELEVIAEGVEDPAQLAFLEALGCDGYQGFLFHAPAPAARWRGILNEAAAGLRPGGTSRRLSAVH; via the coding sequence ATGTTCCCCGAAATCCTGCGAGGCGCGACTTTGAAGCGCCTCCCCGCGCGTGTGTTCGAGTTCCTGCTGCTCAAGCAGGACCAGCCCCTGGTGCATCAAGCCCAGGTTCGCCTGTCGGCGCTGCGCGTCATTCTTGTCAGCAGCGCCGTGCTCGTTGCGCTCATCGCGCTCCACAGTGGCGTTGTGGCCTGGCGTAGCGGGCAGACGCAGGTCGTCTGGGTGTCGGCCGTCTTCTACGCCTTCCCCTTGCTGGCTCTGGCGCTTTCCGCGCGTTTTCCCAGAGTGGCCTCCAGCGTCCTGCTGGTTTCGGTCTATGTGGCCGGGTGCTTCATTGCGAGCTTCCTGCAGATTCCCGAGCTGCAACGGCTGGGCCTGCTCCTGTGCTACTGCGCGCCGCTGATCGCTGGCCTGCTGCTGGGCTATCGCCTCGCGCTCTCACTGGTCGCGATCAACCTGCTGCCCTTCCTTTTTGCTTCTTCTGGCTGGACTTCACCGGGTATTCCCGGCCTGGATTTCCGCCTGCCGATGGCGCCGGTCTACATCCATGGTCTGATCTTCGTCTTCTTCAATCTGTGCGTGCCGTTGGCGGTCTTCCGCGTGCTGCACGCGGCCGGGACGGCGATGGAGGGCCTGGCCGCGGCCAACGCGCTGTATGAGGATCTTTTCGAGCATGGCGGTACGGCGGCGGTGCTCTGTAACGGACGCGGCGTGATCCTGCGCGCCAACGCCGTGTTCGCGCGCCTCTTCGGGCGCGAGGACGATGTACGCCTGCGCGGCGGCCCCCTGGTCGCCTTGCTCCATTCACGCACCGACCTGTCAGGCCGTACGCCGCCAGGCCGGGCGCCACAGCGGGTGGGCGAGCTGGCGCGTGGCAGCGAATGGCTGACCGTGGCGGACGACGCCGGCCTGCAGCGCTGCCTGCAGGTGCGTAGCGCCTCCATCACCGCGCAGGGCAATCACGTCCTGACCTTCATCGACGTGAGCGACCTGCGCCGCATGCAGGCCGACCTGCACGATTCGGAAGCGCGGGCGCAATTCCTCGCCCAGCACGACGCGCAGACGGGTCTGCCCAACCGCACCTACCTCGGTGCCTGGGTCGGCGACGCGATGCTGCGCCACCCCGAAGGCATGCTTCTACCGGTGCTGGCCTTGCGCCTGAACATCCTGCGCCAGGTGAACGCCCGCTTCGGTTCGGCCGAGGGTGACCGGGTGATCGCCCGCTTCGGCCGTGCCTTGCGCGACTGCGGGGCGGGCACGAGTTTCGTGGCGCGGATCCGCGGAGTGGTCTTTGCCGCAGTGCTGCCGCCCGCCGCGAGCGTGGAGGACGCCCTGCGCCAGGGGCAGGCCTTGCTGGACGCGCTGCCGCGCGAGGTCGAAGCGGGCGACGAGGACGTGCGGCTGGATGTGAGTGCCGGCCTGGCCTTTCATCCCGGCGATTCGGACAGTCCGGTCGAGCTGGTGCGTCGCGCCGAGGTGGCGCTGGACGCCGCACGGCGGCGCGGCCGTCCGATCGGCGTCTTCGATCGCGAGGCGGCCGAGCTGACCGGGCGCCGGGTCGCGGTGGAAATGGCCCTGCAGCGCGCCGTCGAGCAGCGGGAGCTGAGCGTCCATTACCAACCAAAGTTCACCGCCGAAGGCCGCCTGCTGGGCTTCGAGGCGCTGATGCGCTGGCATTCCGCGAGCCTCGGCGAAGTCGCGCCCTCGGAGTTCATCCCGATCGCGGAAGAGGCGGGCATCATTTCGCGCCTGACCGACCTGGTGCTGGACGAAGTCTGCCGCCAGGTGGCCGAATGGCAGTCCGAGGGCATCCGTCCGCCGCGCGTGGGGGTGAATTTGTCCGAACGAGACCTCGATCGGGCCGACCTTGTGGACGTGGTCGTTGCCACCGTGGCGCGCCACCGGATTCCACCGCAGTCGATCGAGCTGGAAGTCACCGAGACCTTCCTCGCTGCGCAGACCGAACATGCGATCCGCCAGCTGCGGCTTTTGCGCGAGCACGGTTTCGGCATCGCGATCGATGATTTCGGCGCGGGCTATTCCTCACTCGCCAAACTGGTCGAGCTGCCGCTCTCGGGGCTCAAGATCGACCGGGCTTTCCTGCGCGAGCTCCCCGGAAACGTGCGGCGCGAACGGGTGGTGCGAACCATCGTGACGCTCGCGCGTGGCCTGGAGCTCGAAGTGATCGCCGAAGGCGTCGAGGATCCGGCGCAGCTGGCCTTCCTCGAGGCCCTGGGTTGCGACGGTTACCAGGGTTTCCTGTTCCATGCGCCGGCGCCGGCGGCACGCTGGCGCGGCATCCTCAACGAAGCTGCGGCCGGTTTGCGGCCGGGCGGCACCTCGCGGCGTCTGAGCGCGGTGCACTGA
- the rsmI gene encoding 16S rRNA (cytidine(1402)-2'-O)-methyltransferase, whose translation MDSLDQLHARSSGLFRLNDRPALYVVATPLGNLSDITLRALVLLGKVNAVAAEDTRHTRRLFDHYGIQTRLLAVHQHNENAAAQGLIGLLEQGSHVALVTDAGTPAVSDPGARVVARIQEAGHPVVPVPGPSAVTTALSVSGLVQDRFLFVGFLPPKSTGRRKELEKIAGIEAALVFYEAPHRILECVEDLVAVFGEVRELVVARELTKLFEQIVRLPLGQALAWFAADTDRQRGEFVLIVSAPLAAKDVSAEAGRLLKALMEELPVSKAARIVADLTNLPKKQIYDYALGLNPRDET comes from the coding sequence ATGGATTCGCTTGATCAACTGCATGCGCGCTCCTCCGGCTTGTTCAGACTGAACGACAGGCCAGCCCTGTATGTGGTTGCAACGCCGCTCGGCAACCTCTCTGACATCACCTTGCGAGCACTGGTTCTGCTGGGGAAGGTCAATGCCGTCGCCGCGGAAGACACCCGGCACACCCGCCGGCTCTTTGATCACTATGGCATACAGACCCGGCTTCTTGCAGTACATCAGCATAACGAGAATGCGGCTGCCCAAGGGCTGATAGGCCTGCTGGAGCAGGGCTCCCATGTGGCACTTGTCACCGATGCCGGCACGCCGGCCGTGAGTGACCCGGGCGCGCGCGTGGTGGCCCGGATCCAGGAGGCGGGCCATCCGGTGGTGCCGGTACCCGGACCCAGTGCAGTGACGACGGCCTTGTCGGTATCCGGTCTCGTCCAGGATCGCTTTCTCTTCGTGGGCTTCCTCCCGCCCAAGTCGACGGGGCGACGCAAGGAGCTCGAGAAAATTGCCGGAATCGAAGCCGCACTCGTTTTCTACGAGGCGCCGCATCGCATCCTCGAATGCGTCGAAGACCTGGTCGCGGTCTTTGGCGAAGTGCGGGAACTGGTGGTCGCGCGCGAGCTCACCAAGCTCTTCGAGCAGATCGTCCGGCTGCCGCTGGGACAGGCGCTCGCGTGGTTTGCCGCGGATACGGACCGGCAGCGTGGTGAATTCGTGCTGATCGTCAGCGCGCCTCTCGCAGCCAAGGACGTAAGTGCCGAAGCAGGACGTCTTCTCAAGGCGTTGATGGAGGAGTTACCCGTCAGCAAAGCCGCGCGAATCGTTGCAGATTTGACGAATTTGCCGAAGAAGCAGATCTACGACTATGCTCTCGGCTTGAACCCGCGCGACGAGACCTGA